Proteins co-encoded in one Mastacembelus armatus chromosome 24, fMasArm1.2, whole genome shotgun sequence genomic window:
- the LOC113137654 gene encoding reticulon-4-interacting protein 1 homolog, mitochondrial-like isoform X1 — MASTRLLSLFNAKAAGSTKTLARVGCNVCFRRSVCSSPSRLQSCMAAWVMDQYGTNGVLRFTEEFAIPAVSSATEVMIKVHAASLNPLDVSMRGGYGAKLLKLRRDPLSVMDNDSEFPLILGRDVSGVVVNCGSEVTHFAPGDEVWAAVPPWKQGSLAEFVTLTEYEVSHKPKVLSHTEAASIPYVASTALSALVNTGGLCRDSTSNKRVLITGGSGGVGTFSIQLLKAWGAHVTVTCSPNAEGLVRGLGADEVVDYTAGNAAEQLGVMERFDVILDSVGGDTEQWAIGLLKPWSGSKYVTLVTPLLLNTDSMGLLDGTFHTGFTLQTKAMQNIISRGIFYRWGFFAPDGPALDEISKLVDAGKILPVVEAQFPFTQVPQAFQKLEQGHARGKTVVRVAEEDDRQADELMQNICTKAAESQQEVLETAKQN; from the exons ATGGCATCAACCAGGCTGCTGAGTTTGTTCAACGCCAAAGCAGCAGGCTCGACCAAAACATTAGCCAGGGTAGGGTGCAATGTGTGCTTCAGGAGGAGTGTCTGCAGTTCACCTTCAAGGCTGCAGAGCTGCATGGCAGCCTGGGTCATGGATCAGTATGGCACTAATGGGGTTTTGAGGTTCACAGAAGAATTCGCCATCCCGGCTGTCAGCTCTGCTACTGAGGTGATGATTAAAGTCCATGCAGCCAGTCTCAACCCTCTTGATGTATCTATGAGGG GTGGTTATGGAGCTAAATTGCTTAAATTAAGAAGAGATCCATTGTCTGTGATGGACAATGATAGTGAGTTTCCTCTGATCTTGGGTCGAGATGTGTCTGGTGTAGTGGTGAACTGTGGGTCTGAGGTTACCCATTTTGCTCCAGGAGATGAG GTGTGGGCTGCTGTTCCCCCATGGAAACAAGGCAGTTTGGCAGAGTTTGTGACTCTTACAGAATATGAG gtttctcATAAGCCAAAAGTCTTGAGTCACACAGAGGCAGCATCAATCCCCTATGTAGCCAGCACTGCTCTGTCTGCACTTGTCAATACTGGTGGTCTTTGCAGAGACAGCACTTCAAATAAAAG AGTTTTGATCACCGGCGGTTCAGGAGGTGTTGGAACATTCTCTATTCAA TTATTGAAGGCCTGGGGTGCCCATGTAACAGTTACCTGCTCCCCGAACGCTGAAGGCCTTGTTCGAGGGCTGGGGGCGGATGAGGTGGTGGACTACACAGCAGGAAATGCAGCTGAACAACTGGGAGTAATGGAGAG GTTTGATGTGATTTTGGACAGCGTTGGTGGCGATACAGAGCAGTGGGCTATTGGCTTGCTGAAGCCCTGGTCTGGGTCAAAGTACGTCACACTGGTAACACCTTTGCTTCTTAACACTGATTCCATGGGCCTGTTGGATGGGACATTTCACACTGGATTTACCCTGCAGACCAAGGCCATGCAG AACATAATATCAAGAGGAATCTTCTACCGATGGGGATTTTTTGCTCCGGATGGGCCTGCTCTGGATGAAATAAGCAAGCTGGTGGATGCAGGGAAG ATCCTGCCAGTTGTGGAGGCTCAGTTTCCATTTACCCAAGTGCCCCAGGCTTTTCAGAAGTTGGAGCAGGGCCATGCCAGAGGGAAGACAGTGGTCAGGGTGGCTGAAGAGGACGACAGACAGGCCGACGAGCTGATGCAGAATATTTGCACAAAGGCTGcagagtcacagcaggaagtgctAGAAACAGCCAAGCAAAACTAG
- the LOC113137654 gene encoding reticulon-4-interacting protein 1 homolog, mitochondrial-like isoform X2 — protein MASTRLLSLFNAKAAGSTKTLARVGCNVCFRRSVCSSPSRLQSCMAAWVMDQYGTNGVLRFTEEFAIPAVSSATEVMIKVHAASLNPLDVSMRGGYGAKLLKLRRDPLSVMDNDSEFPLILGRDVSGVVVNCGSEVTHFAPGDEVWAAVPPWKQGSLAEFVTLTEYEVSHKPKVLSHTEAASIPYVASTALSALVNTGGLCRDSTSNKRVLITGGSGGVGTFSIQLLKAWGAHVTVTCSPNAEGLVRGLGADEVVDYTAGNAAEQLGVMERFDVILDSVGGDTEQWAIGLLKPWSGSKYVTLVTPLLLNTDSMGLLDGTFHTGFTLQTKAMQPLGPFVCESSQLVSLAGFSCSSHTLIAWLMDSTCFSSGRSQSN, from the exons ATGGCATCAACCAGGCTGCTGAGTTTGTTCAACGCCAAAGCAGCAGGCTCGACCAAAACATTAGCCAGGGTAGGGTGCAATGTGTGCTTCAGGAGGAGTGTCTGCAGTTCACCTTCAAGGCTGCAGAGCTGCATGGCAGCCTGGGTCATGGATCAGTATGGCACTAATGGGGTTTTGAGGTTCACAGAAGAATTCGCCATCCCGGCTGTCAGCTCTGCTACTGAGGTGATGATTAAAGTCCATGCAGCCAGTCTCAACCCTCTTGATGTATCTATGAGGG GTGGTTATGGAGCTAAATTGCTTAAATTAAGAAGAGATCCATTGTCTGTGATGGACAATGATAGTGAGTTTCCTCTGATCTTGGGTCGAGATGTGTCTGGTGTAGTGGTGAACTGTGGGTCTGAGGTTACCCATTTTGCTCCAGGAGATGAG GTGTGGGCTGCTGTTCCCCCATGGAAACAAGGCAGTTTGGCAGAGTTTGTGACTCTTACAGAATATGAG gtttctcATAAGCCAAAAGTCTTGAGTCACACAGAGGCAGCATCAATCCCCTATGTAGCCAGCACTGCTCTGTCTGCACTTGTCAATACTGGTGGTCTTTGCAGAGACAGCACTTCAAATAAAAG AGTTTTGATCACCGGCGGTTCAGGAGGTGTTGGAACATTCTCTATTCAA TTATTGAAGGCCTGGGGTGCCCATGTAACAGTTACCTGCTCCCCGAACGCTGAAGGCCTTGTTCGAGGGCTGGGGGCGGATGAGGTGGTGGACTACACAGCAGGAAATGCAGCTGAACAACTGGGAGTAATGGAGAG GTTTGATGTGATTTTGGACAGCGTTGGTGGCGATACAGAGCAGTGGGCTATTGGCTTGCTGAAGCCCTGGTCTGGGTCAAAGTACGTCACACTGGTAACACCTTTGCTTCTTAACACTGATTCCATGGGCCTGTTGGATGGGACATTTCACACTGGATTTACCCTGCAGACCAAGGCCATGCAG CCTCTGGGCCCCTTTGTCTGCGAGAGTAGCCAGCTGGTCAGTTTGGCGGggttcagctgcagcagtcacacCCTCATCGCCTGGCTTATGGACAGTACCTGTTTTTCATCCGGGAGATCACAGAGCAACTGA